The Sporomusa termitida genome has a window encoding:
- a CDS encoding FmdB family zinc ribbon protein — translation MPIYEYSCKKCGKSVELLQKSGADNAGIPCPACSEDTLTKVLSVTAPSQMAKRSTTGCDMAKHSGGCGGCCSGCH, via the coding sequence ATGCCAATATATGAATATTCTTGTAAGAAATGTGGTAAGTCAGTGGAATTGTTGCAGAAAAGTGGTGCAGATAACGCTGGTATACCTTGTCCTGCCTGTAGTGAAGACACTTTGACCAAAGTGCTTTCAGTAACAGCACCATCCCAGATGGCTAAGCGGTCAACAACTGGGTGCGATATGGCCAAGCATTCAGGCGGCTGTGGTGGCTGCTGCTCTGGTTGTCACTAA
- a CDS encoding flavodoxin family protein has translation MKIEQGRELGYHVMSICILMGSMRKNGNTEALLRPFIEQLKFEGIDVQYIWLCDKHMEPCRSCFACQGIEGRPGCPIDDEMEQIYKAILEADCIVFATPIYSWFCTAPMKIVMDRLFSMNKYYGNTKRHYSLWEGKKCAIIATCGYEIKNGADLFEAGVKRLVEHSHLHYLGMLAVRDINGITDFETEEVIDKAKKFALDVKYLIL, from the coding sequence ATGAAAATAGAGCAGGGGAGGGAATTAGGTTATCACGTCATGAGTATATGTATTCTGATGGGCAGTATGAGAAAGAACGGGAATACGGAAGCGCTGTTACGGCCGTTTATAGAGCAACTAAAATTTGAGGGAATAGATGTTCAATATATATGGCTTTGTGACAAGCATATGGAACCATGCAGGAGTTGCTTTGCTTGTCAAGGCATTGAAGGCCGACCCGGTTGTCCTATTGACGATGAAATGGAACAGATTTACAAAGCAATTCTGGAAGCTGACTGTATAGTTTTTGCCACTCCAATATACTCTTGGTTTTGCACTGCGCCAATGAAGATCGTTATGGACAGACTTTTCAGTATGAATAAATATTATGGAAATACCAAGAGGCATTATAGCCTATGGGAAGGTAAAAAGTGCGCCATTATAGCTACTTGTGGTTATGAAATTAAAAATGGTGCGGATTTATTTGAAGCAGGAGTAAAGCGCCTTGTTGAACATTCACATCTTCATTATCTGGGAATGTTAGCTGTTAGAGATATTAACGGAATTACTGATTTCGAAACTGAAGAAGTTATTGATAAGGCTAAAAAATTTGCATTAGATGTTAAATATTTAATACTATAA
- a CDS encoding NifB/NifX family molybdenum-iron cluster-binding protein, with product MSYKIAIASLDGKFVNEHFGRAKEFHIVEVNENKYKYIETRKNAPSKSYDERHDYAMSEAIERISDCRFVLVSQIGPAMEKQLISKGIKPYVIPTFIEDALQQIISLNK from the coding sequence ATGTCATACAAAATTGCAATAGCGAGTTTAGACGGAAAATTTGTTAATGAACATTTTGGCAGAGCAAAAGAATTTCATATTGTTGAAGTGAATGAGAACAAGTATAAATATATCGAAACCAGAAAGAATGCGCCTTCAAAGAGCTATGATGAACGCCACGATTATGCAATGTCTGAAGCAATCGAGCGTATATCTGACTGCCGGTTCGTACTAGTCAGCCAAATAGGGCCTGCTATGGAGAAGCAATTAATATCGAAAGGCATTAAACCTTACGTAATCCCCACCTTTATTGAGGATGCTTTGCAGCAGATAATTTCTTTGAATAAATAA
- a CDS encoding NAD-dependent epimerase/dehydratase family protein, translated as MVIAMKTCLVFGGSKFVGRAVATRLVQAGNQVYILNRGNNSTPPDCIQLLADRNNHREVMSVLEGLKFDVVFDISAYNPAQTKIAIDCLAGRIGHFIHISSATVYRHTEEYPLNEESETGSNSIWGTYGTGKYLCELELRRSFQEKLFPITIFRPFYLYGPGNSHDRETYVFRWLLQNKPIIVPRKGQTIVQFGHIDDLVNAVMQSMLQEKSFGQIYNISGERSITFQGWLEACAKAVEVEPHMVFVEPGVRYEQRDSKRECGIYI; from the coding sequence ATGGTTATAGCAATGAAGACGTGTTTAGTCTTTGGTGGCAGCAAATTTGTTGGGCGAGCAGTTGCAACAAGATTGGTACAAGCTGGAAATCAAGTTTATATTCTTAACCGGGGAAATAATTCTACTCCCCCAGACTGTATTCAATTATTGGCTGATCGAAATAATCATCGTGAGGTTATGAGCGTACTCGAAGGATTAAAGTTTGATGTTGTATTTGATATTTCGGCTTATAATCCTGCACAAACAAAGATAGCAATAGACTGTTTAGCGGGAAGAATCGGTCATTTTATCCATATTAGTAGTGCAACTGTTTATAGGCATACCGAGGAGTATCCGCTAAACGAGGAAAGTGAAACAGGTTCTAATTCAATATGGGGGACTTATGGTACAGGCAAGTATCTTTGTGAGCTAGAATTGCGCAGAAGTTTTCAAGAAAAATTATTTCCGATTACTATATTCCGTCCTTTTTACCTATACGGTCCAGGTAATAGCCACGATAGAGAAACTTATGTATTCCGGTGGTTATTGCAAAATAAGCCAATTATCGTTCCCAGGAAAGGCCAGACAATTGTACAGTTTGGACATATTGATGATTTGGTAAATGCGGTTATGCAATCTATGTTGCAAGAAAAAAGCTTTGGTCAAATTTACAACATTTCAGGAGAACGTTCTATCACCTTTCAAGGCTGGCTTGAAGCTTGTGCAAAGGCAGTGGAAGTAGAACCACATATGGTATTTGTAGAACCGGGGGTGCGGTATGAACAACGTGACAGCAAGCGAGAGTGTGGCATTTATATATAA
- a CDS encoding class I SAM-dependent methyltransferase, producing MKQPNEFWDELYAAIGIAKPSYDLWLEKYTDILQNTPDFPILDLGCGCGNDTLYLSERGHAVISCDFSGEALKRLKFFIERPVTKRFDMTEGLPFADGSAKVVIADLSLHYFPWRKTREIVDDIKRVLIKDGFLLVRVNSVKDTKHGAGQGTVIEENFYCLDGNFKRFFDKEQLDRLFAEWAVEQCSEYAMNRYNDNKILWELAVRKPC from the coding sequence ATGAAACAGCCGAATGAATTTTGGGATGAATTGTATGCTGCCATAGGAATTGCGAAACCTAGCTACGATTTGTGGCTGGAAAAGTACACCGACATTTTACAAAATACACCGGACTTCCCTATTCTTGACCTGGGGTGCGGGTGTGGCAATGATACGTTATATTTAAGCGAAAGAGGCCATGCGGTGATTTCCTGTGATTTTTCCGGTGAAGCTCTGAAAAGGCTGAAGTTTTTTATAGAGAGGCCGGTGACAAAGCGGTTTGATATGACTGAGGGGCTGCCGTTTGCCGACGGCAGTGCGAAGGTGGTGATTGCCGATCTCTCTCTGCATTATTTTCCCTGGCGTAAGACGAGGGAGATCGTTGACGATATCAAACGGGTGCTGATAAAAGACGGGTTTTTGCTGGTGCGGGTGAACTCGGTGAAGGACACTAAGCACGGTGCTGGCCAGGGGACTGTTATTGAAGAAAATTTTTATTGCCTTGACGGGAATTTTAAACGTTTTTTTGATAAAGAGCAGCTTGACAGACTTTTTGCGGAATGGGCAGTCGAACAATGCAGCGAATATGCAATGAACAGGTATAACGATAACAAAATACTTTGGGAGCTTGCTGTAAGAAAGCCATGCTAA